From a region of the Bermanella marisrubri genome:
- a CDS encoding ATP-binding protein — protein MSFNLKNIGLTSRILLSIWLTLILIVTSIVVVLKLNTPDRHNLPMPPIQLHDDLLLKLLNEPYSSVKQWFRQQPKKDTRRLFIVKNDQDILNRRIPDALDALRTRLSEQKPFIHERRHGRAMLGRLFLLPNGNHIEVLVHTRIGPPPFHHTILENIAYLITLLIAISGIISWLLTRYILKPIIELRHATHQIVLGNFDLRLSSKIKQSGDIALLAQDFDHMADTLQRSLQSHKHLLHDISHELRSPITRLQLATELAKQAFSDKDNEHFLRIDKEIEQIKDMITTLLNLPAYELEPHLAIQDSIDLLELIETIRSDLNFQQDHIKIEINNQLPMMYQHECIIHANSQLLHSAIENVLRNALNYHDTNSAITINIQLLTKNASHYLAIRICDQGPGVRSELLEEIFKPFYRTSAARDRLSGGHGLGLAISKRALELHGGYIEACNQKPSGLCVTLSLPLSLTVDVNPI, from the coding sequence ATGTCTTTTAATCTAAAAAACATTGGATTAACCAGTCGCATTCTACTGAGCATTTGGCTAACACTCATACTCATTGTCACGTCAATTGTTGTTGTATTAAAACTCAATACACCAGACCGACATAACCTTCCAATGCCGCCCATACAATTGCATGACGATTTGCTACTCAAATTATTAAATGAACCTTATTCCAGTGTGAAGCAATGGTTTCGCCAACAGCCCAAAAAAGATACAAGGCGACTATTTATTGTCAAAAACGATCAGGATATCTTAAACCGCAGAATTCCTGATGCATTAGATGCCTTGCGCACACGTCTATCAGAGCAAAAACCATTTATTCATGAACGTCGTCATGGGCGAGCTATGCTAGGACGATTATTTCTACTACCCAATGGTAATCACATTGAAGTACTGGTACATACGCGGATTGGGCCTCCACCTTTCCATCACACCATATTAGAAAACATCGCCTATCTGATAACGCTCTTAATCGCTATCAGCGGTATTATTAGCTGGCTTTTAACACGTTACATTCTTAAGCCCATTATTGAATTACGGCATGCTACGCATCAAATTGTTCTTGGTAATTTCGACTTGCGTCTGTCATCAAAAATTAAACAATCAGGTGATATCGCTTTGCTGGCACAAGATTTTGATCACATGGCAGATACTTTACAGAGAAGTCTGCAAAGTCATAAGCACCTATTACACGATATTAGCCATGAGCTACGCAGTCCTATTACGCGACTTCAACTTGCAACGGAACTGGCAAAGCAAGCATTTTCGGACAAGGATAATGAGCACTTCCTGCGCATTGACAAGGAAATCGAGCAAATCAAAGATATGATTACAACGCTTCTCAATCTCCCTGCCTACGAACTGGAACCACACTTAGCCATACAGGATAGTATTGATTTACTAGAACTGATTGAAACAATTCGATCCGACCTTAATTTTCAACAAGATCATATTAAAATTGAAATTAACAACCAATTACCAATGATGTATCAGCATGAGTGTATTATTCATGCCAACAGTCAGCTTTTGCATAGTGCGATTGAGAACGTGCTGCGCAATGCTCTAAATTATCATGATACTAACAGCGCCATTACCATCAATATTCAACTACTTACAAAGAATGCATCTCATTACCTCGCTATCCGTATTTGTGATCAAGGTCCAGGCGTTAGAAGTGAATTGCTCGAAGAAATATTTAAGCCCTTTTACCGCACCAGCGCTGCCAGAGATCGACTGTCAGGAGGCCATGGTTTGGGACTTGCCATCAGCAAACGTGCACTTGAACTACATGGCGGCTATATTGAAGCATGTAATCAAAAGCCGTCAGGATTATGTGTAACACTTAGCTTGCCTCTATCCTTGACAGTTGACGTTAATCCTATTTAA
- a CDS encoding patatin-like phospholipase family protein, with protein sequence MNLELLAGESAFAEIKENGLSADRIRLMVGASGGPKWLMLSRLDQYFTEHFFSPNHSMSLIGSSIGAWRMALYAQKDPLARFKDFEEIYLNQRYKTLSPKEITGFIERVRDALFSGQYARDIVENASRQLHVVAVRNRKLLNGRSNWMQAISLLSAAAGNLVSNKIVEALYPRVVISHKGSIGPYSKTPEVIPLTEKNVAQALVASGAIPMVLEPTLVEGGINRWYWDGGMVDYHFSGPFNIDDGLVFYPHFFPKIVPAWFDKSLPWRSAKAKHYDNVVMVTPSQSFIDQLPYGKIPDRKDFNKLSDDERERYWHTVLDQTNRLVEEFHEMMMTDAGRSAVQPISKIIK encoded by the coding sequence ATGAATTTAGAGTTGCTGGCAGGTGAATCTGCGTTTGCAGAAATTAAAGAGAATGGACTGAGTGCTGATCGTATTCGTTTGATGGTTGGTGCAAGTGGCGGACCCAAGTGGTTGATGTTAAGCCGTCTAGATCAATATTTTACCGAGCACTTCTTTTCACCCAATCATAGCATGTCGTTAATTGGCTCTAGTATTGGAGCATGGCGAATGGCATTGTATGCGCAAAAAGACCCCCTAGCGCGTTTCAAGGATTTTGAAGAAATCTACTTAAATCAACGTTATAAAACATTAAGCCCTAAAGAAATTACCGGTTTTATTGAACGTGTACGAGATGCCTTGTTCAGTGGCCAATACGCTCGGGATATTGTTGAAAACGCATCACGTCAATTACATGTGGTGGCCGTGCGTAATCGTAAACTATTAAATGGAAGAAGCAATTGGATGCAAGCCATTAGCTTGCTAAGCGCAGCTGCAGGCAACTTGGTTTCCAATAAAATTGTTGAGGCCCTTTATCCCCGTGTTGTCATAAGCCATAAAGGCAGCATAGGACCTTACAGTAAAACTCCCGAAGTAATTCCGTTGACTGAAAAAAATGTCGCGCAAGCTTTGGTGGCTTCGGGTGCGATCCCAATGGTTTTAGAACCGACACTTGTCGAGGGTGGGATAAACCGCTGGTATTGGGATGGTGGTATGGTGGATTACCATTTCTCCGGGCCATTTAATATTGACGATGGTTTGGTTTTTTATCCTCACTTTTTTCCAAAAATAGTACCTGCTTGGTTTGATAAATCCTTACCTTGGCGAAGTGCTAAAGCCAAACACTATGATAATGTGGTCATGGTAACGCCAAGCCAATCCTTTATCGATCAATTACCTTATGGAAAAATCCCTGACCGAAAAGACTTTAATAAACTAAGCGATGATGAACGTGAGCGTTATTGGCATACAGTGTTAGATCAGACCAATCGTTTAGTAGAAGAATTTCATGAAATGATGATGACAGATGCAGGTCGTAGTGCAGTGCAGCCTATCAGTAAAATAATTAAATAG
- a CDS encoding ribosome modulation factor — MTPFHGYKFLTAIEHQAFHEGLKAKIDAPNPYNKTNTPHASKAWSKGNQLAFRLNARIAVQYLNASKQL; from the coding sequence ATGACACCATTTCATGGCTATAAATTTCTAACGGCAATCGAGCACCAAGCATTTCATGAGGGTCTTAAAGCTAAGATCGATGCACCCAACCCATACAATAAGACCAACACGCCTCATGCTTCTAAAGCATGGAGTAAAGGAAATCAATTGGCGTTTCGGTTAAACGCGCGCATTGCAGTGCAGTATCTGAACGCATCCAAGCAACTTTAA
- a CDS encoding methyl-accepting chemotaxis protein, with protein MNSDSKLSHEHYYQADKIMLGVVVVTVIYSLGLASWYDTWAESIIISGLTLGLGVFLYKTAKGRSITRIYMGVALMMMTALHVHQAHGMIEMHFGFFAFLAILLYYKDWRPIIASAAFVAVHHLLFYYMQTQGGSVFVLENGERGWPIILIHAGYVVVETIVLTIMARATLAQEVAAFDLQDTVSEITDDDTLDLTQRCSTRSAVANNFNNLLDRIENLVTNIQASGSTLDHNSQELMDVMEKNSEQLRRQLKETEEIAGAVAEMSEATQSIAQNAEQAASSASETQSTVSQTSAKSALTKSNMEKLHTEINAASNAIETLAQDTVDIGSVLDVIREIADQTNLLALNAAIEAARAGEQGRGFAVVADEVRTLASRTQQSTEEIHSMIEKLRGGSRQTVEAMNSSQTIMQTCIEDAQSTHDALHTVLSAMNQILEMNTLIASATTEQEATVAGINDNAKSMQAMSQANGERLQSLVGASESVASVAKSMRKSIESFSTKGTD; from the coding sequence ATGAATTCAGATTCAAAATTATCTCACGAGCATTATTATCAAGCAGACAAAATCATGCTTGGTGTTGTCGTTGTGACAGTGATTTATAGCTTGGGTTTGGCATCTTGGTATGACACTTGGGCAGAGTCGATCATTATTAGCGGATTGACTCTAGGCTTGGGGGTATTCTTGTATAAGACTGCTAAAGGTCGAAGCATAACCCGCATATATATGGGTGTAGCATTGATGATGATGACAGCTCTGCACGTTCATCAAGCTCATGGCATGATAGAGATGCACTTCGGATTCTTCGCATTTCTCGCTATTTTACTTTATTACAAAGACTGGCGGCCGATTATCGCATCTGCCGCTTTTGTAGCTGTCCATCACCTCCTCTTTTATTACATGCAGACGCAAGGTGGTTCCGTCTTTGTTTTAGAAAATGGAGAGAGAGGCTGGCCCATCATTCTTATTCATGCAGGGTATGTCGTTGTTGAAACCATTGTTTTGACAATTATGGCAAGAGCAACGCTCGCACAAGAAGTAGCGGCATTTGATTTACAAGATACAGTCTCAGAAATAACAGACGATGATACGTTGGATTTGACGCAGCGTTGTTCAACTAGAAGCGCAGTTGCGAACAACTTCAATAACCTGCTTGATCGCATTGAAAACTTGGTAACGAATATTCAAGCAAGTGGTAGTACGCTTGATCACAACAGCCAAGAGTTGATGGATGTAATGGAAAAAAACAGTGAGCAATTACGCCGCCAATTAAAAGAAACAGAAGAGATTGCTGGTGCCGTTGCTGAGATGAGTGAAGCAACACAATCCATTGCACAAAATGCAGAGCAAGCCGCGAGCTCTGCCAGTGAAACACAAAGTACTGTATCTCAAACCTCCGCGAAAAGTGCATTGACCAAGAGTAATATGGAGAAGTTGCATACTGAAATAAATGCCGCGTCAAATGCAATAGAAACACTGGCACAAGATACTGTGGATATTGGATCTGTGTTAGATGTTATTCGTGAAATAGCTGATCAAACAAATTTACTTGCTCTCAATGCCGCAATCGAAGCGGCACGAGCTGGTGAGCAAGGTAGAGGTTTTGCAGTAGTGGCGGACGAAGTGCGAACACTTGCGTCTCGCACTCAGCAAAGCACAGAAGAGATACATTCTATGATTGAGAAATTACGTGGTGGAAGCCGTCAAACAGTCGAGGCGATGAATTCAAGTCAAACCATCATGCAGACGTGTATAGAGGATGCTCAATCAACCCATGATGCTCTGCATACAGTACTATCTGCGATGAATCAGATCTTGGAAATGAATACACTAATAGCCAGTGCAACAACAGAACAAGAGGCCACGGTTGCTGGAATCAATGATAATGCCAAGTCGATGCAAGCCATGAGTCAGGCGAACGGAGAGCGTTTGCAAAGTTTGGTCGGCGCTTCTGAGTCGGTGGCCAGTGTTGCTAAGTCGATGAGAAAGAGTATTGAGAGCTTTTCAACTAAAGGTACGGACTAG
- a CDS encoding DUF6436 domain-containing protein — MTRSLTNRQLSFLILLWIAACVLVVWWFEYRHWSTWQQQLALFSDEQIESLKPVVTEPSKITVMHLRSESCPCTVYQDAHIAQLQSTLKETHQLTLSGDQLNDLGLLVATPSVVIWDDQGKLVYFGPYSSGAVCGQGIGFVERTLQEIERGYPPDWLNTKGIGCFCQTSSDY, encoded by the coding sequence ATGACTCGTTCACTTACAAACCGTCAATTGTCTTTTTTGATTCTTCTCTGGATTGCTGCTTGTGTACTGGTTGTATGGTGGTTTGAGTATCGTCATTGGTCTACATGGCAGCAGCAGTTAGCGCTCTTCTCGGATGAGCAAATTGAATCTTTAAAGCCAGTTGTAACCGAGCCCTCAAAAATTACGGTGATGCACCTTCGTAGCGAATCTTGTCCATGTACTGTCTATCAAGATGCACACATTGCTCAGTTGCAGTCTACACTTAAAGAAACGCATCAATTGACGCTGAGCGGTGATCAATTAAATGATCTAGGGCTGTTAGTTGCTACTCCGTCTGTAGTGATATGGGATGATCAGGGTAAGCTGGTGTATTTTGGTCCCTACTCATCGGGAGCGGTGTGCGGTCAAGGTATTGGTTTTGTGGAGCGGACTCTGCAAGAAATTGAAAGAGGATATCCACCAGATTGGTTAAACACAAAAGGTATTGGCTGTTTTTGTCAAACTAGCAGTGATTATTAA
- a CDS encoding CHASE2 domain-containing protein, with the protein MAFKKYMQAHSTRIFAVLLTLLISWLAVTSDNHANLMQRIEYLLYDLRFNTLLPFTQREASNTSIVIVDIDERSLIEQGRFPWSRHKVATLVDNLGEAGAIVIAFDVVFSEQQVNPVDEMSRVLAQNMRQEMPSLDAIYEEVDADIALAESLKRYDTVLGFFFQDNEAYRNGLLPLPIHELDPEWKEKLVVTQRPGYTANVDILQKAASGGGFVTMFPDFDGIVRRSPLVIRYRDHLYPSLALSAAMRYLFIEDIKPEVAELGDVLTMTNLAVSEHPAPTDPRGFVTVPYQGRAFSYPYISATDVLNGKLEKGLLSDSIILVGTSAIGLADLRSTPMGPQYPGVEVHANILDALLNGGFPYKPDWSAGAVLFQLVVIAIFMIVVLPKLGAMSMLLSGIAIVSATFFFNGFVWIQGFDLPLAAALLLTVSLTALFIADGFIRESVSKRVLKSMFDQYVPPAHIEKMLADPDAYSFAGEHKLMTVLFSDIRSFTSISEKLSARELKLLLNTYFTPITKEIFDHQGTIDKYVGDMVMAFWGAPLDDENHRENAIKAALRMQQVTEQLKPMFIAQGLPEVNIGIGINTGFMNVGDMGSSFRRAYTVLGDAVNLGSRLESITKFYGVKILVGEETHDAVDGFVFRFVDRIVVKGKETAIRVYEPLGSNGDVSQDVLEEIAEYNSAYQQYVHQDWIGAKKAFAALQLAHPKVLYDVYLQRIDQLSKQTLPQDWDGTFIHTSK; encoded by the coding sequence CATCCATTGTTATTGTGGATATTGATGAACGATCTCTTATCGAACAGGGTCGTTTCCCCTGGAGCCGTCATAAAGTAGCAACGTTAGTGGATAATTTAGGTGAGGCAGGGGCCATTGTTATAGCCTTTGACGTTGTGTTTAGTGAGCAGCAGGTTAACCCTGTTGATGAGATGTCGCGTGTACTAGCACAAAATATGAGACAAGAAATGCCTTCTCTTGATGCTATATACGAGGAAGTGGACGCGGATATTGCTCTTGCGGAGTCTCTCAAACGATACGACACGGTACTGGGCTTCTTCTTTCAAGATAACGAAGCCTATCGTAATGGATTGTTACCGCTACCTATCCATGAATTGGATCCAGAATGGAAAGAAAAATTAGTGGTAACACAAAGGCCAGGCTATACCGCCAATGTGGACATACTTCAAAAGGCGGCCAGTGGAGGTGGCTTTGTCACTATGTTTCCTGATTTTGACGGTATAGTGCGTCGTTCGCCGCTGGTAATTCGCTATCGAGACCACTTGTATCCGTCCCTCGCACTCTCTGCTGCTATGCGCTACTTATTCATTGAGGATATTAAACCCGAGGTGGCTGAATTGGGCGATGTTTTGACTATGACAAATCTGGCTGTGAGCGAGCACCCTGCTCCAACCGACCCTCGTGGGTTTGTTACAGTGCCGTATCAGGGCCGGGCGTTTAGCTACCCGTATATCAGCGCAACTGACGTACTGAATGGAAAACTGGAGAAGGGCCTATTATCTGACAGTATTATTTTAGTTGGCACCAGCGCTATTGGTTTAGCCGACTTACGCAGTACGCCTATGGGGCCTCAGTATCCGGGTGTCGAAGTACATGCCAATATTCTAGATGCCTTGTTAAATGGCGGCTTTCCATACAAGCCAGATTGGAGCGCGGGTGCGGTTTTATTTCAATTAGTTGTTATTGCTATCTTTATGATCGTGGTCTTACCTAAGCTTGGTGCAATGTCCATGTTATTGAGCGGAATTGCTATTGTTAGTGCGACGTTTTTTTTCAATGGGTTTGTTTGGATTCAAGGGTTTGATTTACCGTTAGCCGCCGCATTACTTCTAACCGTATCACTAACTGCACTTTTTATTGCGGACGGCTTTATACGAGAGAGTGTGAGCAAACGCGTACTGAAAAGCATGTTTGATCAATATGTTCCTCCTGCGCATATCGAGAAAATGTTGGCGGATCCAGACGCCTATAGTTTTGCTGGCGAACATAAGCTAATGACAGTCCTTTTTAGCGATATTCGCAGCTTCACCAGTATCAGCGAAAAATTATCAGCGCGTGAATTAAAACTACTGTTGAACACCTATTTCACGCCAATTACCAAAGAGATTTTTGATCACCAAGGCACTATTGATAAATATGTGGGTGACATGGTGATGGCGTTTTGGGGAGCACCATTGGACGACGAAAATCACCGAGAAAACGCTATTAAGGCTGCTCTGCGCATGCAGCAGGTGACGGAGCAACTCAAGCCGATGTTTATAGCCCAAGGATTGCCTGAGGTTAATATTGGTATCGGTATTAATACTGGCTTTATGAATGTAGGTGACATGGGTTCTAGTTTTCGGCGTGCTTATACTGTTCTTGGCGATGCGGTCAATCTTGGCTCTAGACTCGAGAGCATTACTAAATTCTATGGCGTTAAAATTCTGGTAGGTGAGGAAACACACGATGCGGTTGATGGTTTTGTTTTTCGATTTGTTGATCGTATCGTGGTGAAAGGTAAAGAAACCGCTATAAGAGTTTATGAACCATTAGGCTCGAATGGTGATGTTTCGCAAGATGTCCTAGAAGAAATAGCGGAATATAACTCAGCTTATCAACAATATGTTCATCAAGATTGGATCGGCGCTAAAAAAGCATTTGCTGCTTTGCAGCTTGCACACCCCAAAGTCCTATACGATGTTTATTTACAAAGAATAGATCAGTTGAGCAAGCAAACTTTACCACAAGACTGGGATGGCACGTTTATTCATACCAGCAAATAG